The following are encoded in a window of Primulina eburnea isolate SZY01 chromosome 4, ASM2296580v1, whole genome shotgun sequence genomic DNA:
- the LOC140830803 gene encoding uncharacterized protein, protein MSLRIKVVVDKFVQELKEALDADIQDRIMKEREMQSYIEEREREVAEREAAWKAELSRREAEIARQEARLKIERENLEKEKSVLMGTASNQDNQDGALEITVSGEKYRCLRFAKAKK, encoded by the exons ATGTCTCTGAGGATTAAAGTGGTCGTAGATAAGTTTGTACAGGAGTTGAAGGAGGCTTTGGATGCAGACATACAGGATAGGATTATGAAGGAAAGGGAGATGCAGAGTTACATCGAGGAACGTGAACGAGAAGTTGCTGAACGTGAAGCTGCCTGGAAAGCGGAACTTTCGCGCCGGGAG GCAGAGATTGCTAGGCAAGAAGCAAGGCTGAAGATTGAAAGAGAAAATCTTGAGAAAGAGAAGAGCGTGTTGATGGGGACTGCGTCAAATCAAGATAATCAAGATGGAGCTCTTGAAATAACCGTGAGTGGTGAGAAGTATCGCTGCCTCAGATTTGCAAAGGCAAAGAAATGA